A single Aspergillus chevalieri M1 DNA, chromosome 3, nearly complete sequence DNA region contains:
- the LSM7 gene encoding putative small nuclear ribonucleoprotein (LSM7) (COG:A;~EggNog:ENOG410PRCE;~InterPro:IPR010920,IPR017132,IPR001163;~PFAM:PF01423;~go_process: GO:0000398 - mRNA splicing, via spliceosome [Evidence IEA];~go_process: GO:0000956 - nuclear-transcribed mRNA catabolic process [Evidence IEA]) yields the protein MSERGSFRGGGGGRGRGGGYARGGQRGGGAGGGAGQPHQQQQERPKKENILDLSKYMDKEVKVKFSGGREVSGTLKGYDQLMNLVLDEVKESMRDDEGNETTRALGLIVARGTLIVLISPADGSEEIANPFVQQEE from the exons ATGTCCGAACGAGGCTCGTtccgaggaggaggtggtggtcgTGGCCGCGGCGGAGGTTATGCCCGGGGCGGTCAGCGCGGTGGCGGTGCAGGTGGCGGTGCAGGACAGCcacaccagcaacaacaggagAGGCCCAAGAAGGAGAATATCCTTGATCTGTCCAAGTATATGGACAAGGAGGTTAAAGTGAAGTTTAGCGGCGGTCGCGAAG TATCGGGAACGCTCAAAGGCTACGATCAGCTTATGAACCTGGTCTTGGATGAAGTTAAGGAGTCTATGCGCG ATGACGAAGGTAACGAGACGACTCGTGCCCTCGGGTTGATCGTGGCCCGTGGCACCTTGATCGTGTTGATTTCGCCCGCCGATGGTAGCGAGGAAATCGCCAATCCTTTTGTTCAGCAAGAGGAGTGA
- a CDS encoding intradiol ring-cleavage dioxygenase (COG:Q;~EggNog:ENOG410PFEK;~InterPro:IPR015889,IPR007535,IPR039390,IPR000627;~PFAM:PF04444,PF00775;~go_function: GO:0003824 - catalytic activity [Evidence IEA];~go_function: GO:0005506 - iron ion binding [Evidence IEA];~go_function: GO:0008199 - ferric iron binding [Evidence IEA];~go_function: GO:0016702 - oxidoreductase activity, acting on single donors with incorporation of molecular oxygen, incorporation of two atoms of oxygen [Evidence IEA];~go_function: GO:0018576 - catechol 1,2-dioxygenase activity [Evidence IEA];~go_process: GO:0006725 - cellular aromatic compound metabolic process [Evidence IEA];~go_process: GO:0009712 - catechol-containing compound metabolic process [Evidence IEA];~go_process: GO:0055114 - oxidation-reduction process [Evidence IEA]) yields MDPSQVKIPPMKDLTADNITQNVHTINSLCEDERMKYVLERLVTHLHDFARETRLSTQEWMTGLLFLTEVGKICTDVRQEFILLSDVLGLSLLVDSIDHPKPPGSTEGTVLGPFHTHDAEEITTGDSMSHDPKGEPLLVVCTLKDTAGRPIPNVKIDIWETDSTGHYDVQYPGRDKPDGRCVMRSGEDGVFWFHAITPVPYPIPHDGPVGKLLKKLHRHPYRPSHMHFMFEKEGYDHLITALYLRNDPYETSDAVFGVKNSLVVDIGRAGPEYARKYGVAEDHALLTYDFVLVSDTETSDLRARNSKEALDKLGRKVKIVNGLPVPDLD; encoded by the exons ATGGACCCCTCACAAGTCAAGATCCCGCCTATGAAAGACCTAACAGCGGACAACATCACCCAGAACGTCCACACGATCAACTCCCTGTGCGAGGATGAGCGCATGAAGTACGTCCTCGAGAGACTGGTCACGCACCTGCACGATTTCGCGCGCGAGACTAGACTCAGCACCCAGGAATGGATGACGGGCTTGCTCTTCCTCACGGAAGTGGGAAAGATTTGTACTGATGTGCGGCAG GAATTCATCCTCCTGAGCGACGTCCTCGGCCTCTCCCTCCTAGTCGACAGTATCGACCACCCCAAACCCCCCGGCTCAACCGAGGGCACCGTCCTAGGCCCCTTCCACACACACGACGCCGAAGAAATCACCACCGGCGACTCCATGTCTCACGACCCAAAGGGTGAGcccctcctcgtcgtctgTACATTGAAAGACACAGCCGGCCGCCCAATCCCCAACGTCAAGATCGACATCTGGGAAACAGACTCCACAGGCCACTACGACGTGCAGTACCCCGGCCGTGACAAGCCGGATGGGCGATGCGTCATGCGCAGCGGCGAGGACGGGGTCTTCTGGTTCCACGCCATCACGCCCGTGCCGTATCCGATTCCGCACGACGGGCCTGTGGGCAAgttgttgaagaagttgCATCGGCATCCGTACCGGCCGTCGCATATGCATTTTATGTTTGAGAAGGAGGGGTATGATCATTTGATTACTGCACTTTACTTGAGGAATGATCCGTATGAGACGTCGGATGCGGTGTTTGGGGTGAAAAATTCGTTGGTTGTTGATATTGGACGGGCGGGGCCAGAGTATGCGAGGAAGTATGGGGTTGCTGAGGATCATGCGTTGTTGACGTATGATTTTGTGTTGGTTTCGGATACGGAGACAAGTGATTTGCGGGCGAGGAATTCGAAGGAGGCGTTGGATAAGTTGGGGAGGAAGGTTAAGATTGTTAACGGGTTGCCTGTGCCGGATTTGGATTAA
- a CDS encoding uncharacterized protein (COG:S;~EggNog:ENOG410PMUE;~InterPro:IPR001138;~go_function: GO:0000981 - DNA-binding transcription factor activity, RNA polymerase II-specific [Evidence IEA];~go_function: GO:0008270 - zinc ion binding [Evidence IEA];~go_process: GO:0006355 - regulation of transcription, DNA-templated [Evidence IEA]): MESRPAPTEPAPGSASKRPRSPSGDFPPIASKIPKTVSNHLQINYLARQYPDNLPLVAVDDNMSAILHLIGEYDGVLQRHESIAGNLGACPLGPILIKRFERLFDGPPRVLKSHGKDPNAITWLDVVEFAKNKPEQFNLEKTRNGVRVCQFYTKQCRVEISEEDFVLIASGMPQKMIPPQPIIEDEEKELGALEILEKNLQQIVSVADQVSARARQLNHRLKNRRTAIIARRENDANLHIPRSLSPVWREANGHGAANAHSPSAGFVAVNAHNSRAEPPLATEDAHLPSPFMFSHSNTENVTIINGTSIKGASPTTRAELMKKFFTTADRQARGYEDPPAAAAAATQMSRSSSSRPRPRASEASEYNGLYNPSPATVAIPNTPSSLLPPPKSNQSEKDDGGPFKMEMVARMEELQRGERIMPPCDRCRRLHMDCLKNLTACMGCTKKHAKCSWKDVKEEELRETRSERPLHEVSVDESSRPLKESVSASSPAAPLPTSTSTSTPAAPVPASIPTPASAPAPTPLLTSDYESVRIQNSNARRESAPTTAHGSLEPSMGPDPSPRRAMSEIHGGAAPNHDQRVNNHRDAPEDDDPDANQRLMQAIWDTVDHHTRGTAPGPALDGKSDVSQEREREREREREHKMVKA; the protein is encoded by the exons ATGGAGTCAAGACCAGCGCCAACAGAACCGGCTCCAGGTAGTGCCAGCAAACGGCCTCGTTCACCTTCGGGTGACTTTCCTCCCATCGCATCCAAAATCCCCAAGACCGTCTCGAATCACCTTCAGATCAATTATCTCGCACGTCAGTACCCGGATAACCTGCCCCTCGTCGCCGTCGATGATAACATGTCCGCCATTCTGCACCTAATCGGCGAGTACGACGGCGTCCTGCAGCGTCACGAGAGTATCGCCGGTAACCTAGGCGCGTGTCCATTGGGTCCAATCTTAATCAAGCGGTTTGAGCGTTTGTTCGACGGACCGCCGCGCGTTCTCAAGTCGCACGGCAAGGATCCGAACGCTATCACTTGGCTCGATGTTGTCGAGTTCGCCAAGAACAAACCAGAGCAGTTCAACCTGGAAAAGACTCGCAATGGGGTCCGTGTTTGCCAATTCTATACTAAGCAATGTCGCGTTGAGATCAGCGAGGAAGATTTTGTGTTGATCGCATCTGGCATGCCCCAGAAGATGATCCCTCCACAGCCGATCatcgaggatgaggagaaggagctTGGCGCATTGGAGATATTAGAAAAGAACTTGCAACAGATTGTTTCAGTTGCTGATCAAG TCTCTGCTCGAGCACGACAACTCAATCACCGTCTCAAGAACCGTCGAACCGCCATTATCGCCCGTCGTGAGAATGATGCAAATCTACATATACCCCGCTCGCTGAGTCCTGTCTGGCGTGAAGCCAACGGACACGGCGCAGCCAACGCACACTCGCCATCTGCCGGTTTTGTCGCTGTCAATGCCCACAACAGTCGCGCAGAGCCACCTCTAGCAACAGAAGACGCTCACCTACCTTCGCCGTTTATGTTTTCGCATTCCAACACCGAGAATGTCACCATTATCAACGGAACCTCCATAAAGGGTGCCTCTCCGACAACGCGCGCTGAGCTAATGAAGAAATTCTTCACGACTGCAGACCGCCAAGCCCGTGGTTACGAGGACCcacctgctgctgctgctgctgcgacgCAAATGAGTAGATCATCTTCTTCGCGCCCACGACCCAGAGCCTCGGAGGCCAGTGAATACAATGGTCTCTATAACCCATCTCCAGCGACGGTCGCCATCCCGAACACTCCCTCCTCGTTATTGCCTCCGCCCAAGTCCAACCAGTCCGAGAAGGATGACGGCGGACCGTTCAAGATGGAGATGGTGGCGCGCATGGAGGAGCTTCAACGGGGCGAACGTATCATGCCTCCCTGCGATCGTTGTCGCCGTCTCCACATGGACTGTTTGAAGAACCTCACTGCCTGCATGGGCTGCACAAAGAAGCATGCCAAATGCTCCTGGAAGGATGTTAAGGAGGAGGAGCTCCGGGAGACTCGATCCGAGCGTCCTCTTCACGAAGTCTCAGTGGACGAATCCTCCAGGCCTCTCAAGGAGTCTGTCTCCGCATCGTCACCTGCGGCACCGCTTCCCACTTCCACATCTACTTCTACTCCTGCTGCTCCAGTCCCTGCTTCTATCCCTACTCCTGCCTCTGCTCCCGCTCCGACCCCGTTGCTAACATCCGATTACGAATCCGTGAGAATCCAGAACTCCAACGCACGGAGAGAATCGGCTCCCACGACAGCACATGGATCATTAGAACCATCAATGGGCCCAGATCCTTCTCCACGACGAGCAATGAGTGAAATTCACGGCGGCGCCGCACCAAATCATGACCAGCGAGTCAATAACCACCGCGATGCGCCCGAAGATGATGATCCAGATGCCAACCAGCGCCTTATGCAGGCGATTTGGGATACGGTAGATCACCACACCCGTGGAACGGCACCTGGCCCGGCGCTAGACGGGAAGAGCGATGTCTCTCAAGAGCGAGAGCGGGAACGAGAACGGGAACGGGAACACAAGATGGTGAAGGCATGA
- a CDS encoding glutathione S-transferase family protein (COG:O;~EggNog:ENOG410PN93;~InterPro:IPR036249,IPR036282,IPR010987,IPR004045, IPR004046;~PFAM:PF00043,PF14497,PF13410,PF13417;~go_function: GO:0005515 - protein binding [Evidence IEA];~go_process: GO:0006749 - glutathione metabolic process [Evidence IEA]) translates to MSGLTIHHLRRSQSERVIWLCEELNLPYNLVCHGRAPTLQAPESYRALHWAGTAPIIEDKTTSGTTITLAETGAIFEYILTKYANGRLSYPPDHPQYPDYVFWLHRANGSFQPALMSIMYNKLRGGSDKDRVSQVMQRRLRANFEAMERQLGRFRYLAGNELTAADCVTVFSLTTGRLFIPYGLEEYPNIMRYLERIGEREAFRRAMEKGDPGLTPVLSAEAPRETMWKL, encoded by the coding sequence ATGTCCGGCCTCACAATCCACCACCTCCGCCGCTCCCAGTCCGAGCGAGTCATCTGGCTCTGCGAAGAACTCAACCTCCCCTACAACCTAGTCTGCCACGGCCGAGCACCCACCCTGCAGGCCCCAGAATCCTACCGCGCCCTCCACTGGGCCGGCACAGCCCCCATAATCGAAGACAAAACCACCAGCGGCACCACCATCACCCTCGCTGAAACAGGCGCCATCTTCGAATACATCCTCACCAAATACGCCAACGGCCGCCTCTCCTACCCGCCAGACCACCCGCAGTACCCAGACTACGTTTTCTGGCTGCACCGCGCAAACGGGTCCTTTCAGCCCGCGCTCATGTCTATCATGTACAATAAGCTGCGTGGCGGGAGCGACAAGGACCGCGTGTCGCAGGTGATGCAGAGACGGCTAAGGGCTAATTTTGAGGCGATGGAGAGGCAGTTGGGACGGTTTAGGTATTTGGCTGGGAATGAGCTTACGGCTGCGGATTGCGTTACTGTGTTTTCGTTGACGACGGGACGGTTGTTTATCCCGTATGGACTGGAGGAGTATCCGAATATCATGAGGTATCTGGAGAGGATTGGGGAGAGGGAGGCTTTTAGGAGGGCTATGGAAAAGGGGGATCCGGGCTTGACTCCTGTGTTGTCGGCGGAGGCGCCGAGGGAGACTATGTGGAAGTTGTAA
- a CDS encoding fasciclin domain-containing protein (COG:S;~EggNog:ENOG410PH5P;~InterPro:IPR036378,IPR000782;~PFAM:PF02469;~SECRETED:SignalP(1-15)), with the protein MKILHLLPLIPLSTAYVIPSEEVLEDLNINKISNEKIHFTQKENIQNALDDTLDSFSTAKPKVGTDSRIDSWINRLKDYALDSLEDEDTDEQGYTKDDEDIIDSNLPFPLPHLPFSKHHHHDGNSDKTIYQLISSSKYTTNLTKIIDEDESLVHLLNNTNHNFTLFAPTDHAFAKLPPHLPELSKEFIRAVLHYHLAAGVYSALDVFHHQTLPTLLNETTSGHELPQRVTVRPGLKGLKVNFYGRLVAVDIAASNGLIHGIDSILLPPPPALSLFTIVPTQFSTLTLGLLKTGLAATLEDADKRVTIFAPSNRAFEHLGLHINAFLFSHHGTKYLRALLQYHIVQNRTLYSDVFYAPDGQVRELGTKGYTHLDLPTLLGENGRPGLAVDVSRFGAYTSIKLNGSRKVAFADALARDGVVHILDHVLVPPCKHKGHVAGEDEGENELTVEDLKDRLSDWVVDDVPNDVWDHDGEL; encoded by the exons ATGAAAATCCTCCATTTGCTACCCCTCATCCCCCTCAGCACGGCCTATGTCATTCCATCCGAAGAGGTCCTTGAGGACCTAAACATCAACAAAATCAGCAATGAAAAGATCCATTTTACACAGAAAGAAAATATTCAAAATGCTCTGGATGATACTCTCGATTCCTTCAGCACGGCTAAGCCCAAAGTTGGCACCGATTCCCGGATTGATTCATGGATCAACCGTCTCAAGGACTATGCCCTGGATTCCCTGGAGGACGAAGACACCGATGAACAAGGATACACAAAGGACGACGAAGACATCATTGACAGCAATCTCCCCTTCCCTCTCCCTCACCTCCCTTTCTCaaagcaccaccaccacgacggAAACTCCGACAAGACCATCTACCAGCTCATCTCGTCAAGCAAATACACAACCAATCTCACCAAAATAATTGACGAGGACGAATCTCTCGTCCACCTCCTCAACAACACAAACCACAATTTCACCCTCTTCGCGCCCACAGATCACGCCTTCGCTAAACTCCCGCCGCATCTCCCCGAGTTGTCCAAGGAGTTTATCCGTGCTGTGCTGCACTACCATCTCGCTGCTGGTGTCTATTCAGCCCTAGACGTCTTCCATCATCAAACTTTGCCAACGCTGTTAAATGAGACCACGTCTGGACACGAGCTCCCACAGAGAGTCACCGTCCGCCCTGGTTTAAAGGGACTCAAGGTTAACTTCTATGGTCGTTTGGTGGCTGTTGATATT GCCGCCTCAAACGGCCTAATCCACGGCATCGATTCAATCCTCCTCCCGCCCCCACCagccctctccctcttcacCATCGTCCCCACCCAATTCAGCACCTTAACGCTCGGCCTCTTGAAAACCGGCCTCGCCGCCACTCTCGAAGACGCAGATAAACGCGTCACCATCTTCGCTCCCTCCAACAGAGCCTTCGAGCATCTAGGTCTGCACATCAAcgccttcctcttctcccacCACGGCACCAAGTACCTCCGCGCGCTCTTGCAGTACCATATTGTCCAAAACAGGACACTCTATTCGGATGTGTTCTACGCGCCTGATGGACAGGTTCGCGAGCTGGGTACTAAGGGCTATACGCATCTTGATTTGCCGACATTGTTGGGCGAGAATGGACGGCCCGGGTTGGCAGTTGATGTTTCGAGGTTTGGGGCGTATACGTCAATTAAGTTGAATGGATCACGGAAAGTTGCGTTTGCGGATGCGCTGGCTCGGGATGGTGTTGTGCATATTTTGGATCATGTTTTGGTTCCGCCGTGCAAGCATAAGGGTCATGTTGCTGGTGAGGATGAAGGCGAGAATGAGTTGACTGTTGAGGACTTGAAGGATCGGTTGAGTGACTGGGTTGTTGATGACGTTCCCAACGACGTTTGGGACCATGATGGTGAGCTTTAA